From a single Lolium rigidum isolate FL_2022 chromosome 7, APGP_CSIRO_Lrig_0.1, whole genome shotgun sequence genomic region:
- the LOC124675728 gene encoding subtilisin-like protease SBT1.8: MEDAQLLLCGVLVLLVSHSLANVNGDSDVSTSSSTKTYIVFMDPSSMPAAHPSPAHWHAAHLQSLSIDPARSLLYSYSSAAHGFAAALLPHHLPLLRGSPGVLQVVPDTLFQLHTTRTPEFLGLLSPAYQPAIHNLDAASHDVVIGVLDTGIWPDSPSLADGDLPPPPAHWKGVCEAGVDFPPSSCGRKLVGARSFSRGFRAATAGRGRMGAGRRSARDRDGHGTHTATTAAGAAVANASLFGYATGTARGMAPGVRVAAYKVCWPEGCLGSDILAGIDAAVADGVGVLSLSLGGGAAPYFRDTVAVGAFGATAAGVFVACSAGNSGPSGATVANSAPWVATVGAGTLDRDFPAYVTLPTGARLAGVSLYAGPAQSARPVMLPLVYGGSGDNASKLCLSGTLDPASVRGKIVLCDRGVNARVEKGAVVKAAGGAGMVLANTAASGEELVADSHLLPAVAVGKLTGDKIRDYAARGGKPMAMLSFGGTILGVRPSPVVAAFSSRGPNTVVPDVLKPDMIGPGVNILAGWTGVAGPTGLAKDGRRTRFNIISGTSMSCPHISGVAALLKAAHPNWSPAAIKSALMTTSYIVDNTNSSLRDAAGSLPATPFAFGAGHVNPQKALSPGLVYDISTNDYVVFLCSLDYSETHIRVITKMSNISCPRKSRPGDLNYPSFSVVFKKKPKHVMRYRRELTNVGPAMSVYNVKVSSPASVSVTVTPSKLLFKKVGQKQRYYVTFESKASPSHAKPDFGWISWVGNEHVVRSPVAYTWKM; the protein is encoded by the exons ATGGAGGACGCCCAGCTCCTCCTCTGTGGTGTTCTCGTCCTCCTTGTAAGCCACTCGCTTGCCAATGTCAATGGTGACTCCGACGTCTCCACCAGCAGCAGCACGAAGACCTACATCGTGTTCATGGACCCGTCGAGCATGCCGGCGGCGCACCCGTCCCCGGCACATTGGCACGCCGCGCACCTACAGTCCCTGTCCATCGACCCGGCGCGCAGCCTTCTCTACTCCTACTCCTCAGCTGCCCACGGCTtcgcggcggcgctgctcccgCACCATCTGCCGCTCCTCCGTGGTAGCCCCGGAGTGCTGCAGGTCGTGCCGGACACACTGTTCCAGCTCCACACCACGCGCACCCCTGAGTTCTTGGGGCTGCTCTCCCCGGCTTACCAGCCGGCCATCCACAACCTGGACGCGGCCTCGCACGACGTGGTCATAGGGGTTCTTGATACCGGCATCTGGCCGGATTCGCCGAGTCTCGCGGACGGCGAcctaccgccgccgcccgcgcattGGAAGGGGGTGTGCGAGGCTGGCGTAGACTTCCCGCCGAGCTCGTGCGGGAGGAAGCTGGTGGGCGCACGGAGCTTTTCGCGGGGCTTCCGCGCCGCGACCGCCGGCCGCGGGAGAATGGGTGCCGGGAGGCGGTCGGCGCGAGACAGGGACGGGCATGGGACGCACACGGCGACCACTGCGGCAGGCGCGGCGGTGGCGAACGCGAGCCTCTTTGGGTACGCCACGGGCACGGCACGCGGAATGGCGCCCGGGGTACGCGTAGCGGCGTACAAGGTGTGCTGGCCGGAGGGGTGCCTCGGCTCTGACATCCTTGCGGGCATCGACGCCGCCGTGGCCGACGGGGTGGGCGTGCTGTCCCTGTccctcggcggcggcgccgcgccctACTTCCGGGACACCGTGGCGGTGGGCGCCTTCGGTGCTACGGCGGCTGGCGTGTTCGTGGCCTGCTCGGCGGGCAACTCTGGCCCGTCCGGCGCCACGGTCGCCAACTCCGCGCCGTGGGTCGCCACCGTCGGCGCGGGCACGCTGGACCGCGACTTCCCGGCGTACGTCACGCTCCCGACCGGGGCGCGTCTGGCCGGCGTGTCCCTCTACGCAGGTCCCGCCCAGTCCGCCCGCCCCGTCATGCTCCCTCTCGTTTACGGCGGCAGCGGCGACAATGCGAGCAAGCTCTGTCTCTCGGGCACGCTGGACCCGGCCTCCGTGCGCGGCAAGATTGTGCTCTGCGACCGCGGCGTCAACGCGCGTGTGGAGAAGGGCGCCGTCGTGAAGGCCGCTGGCGGCGCCGGGATGGTGCTGGCCAACACGGCGGCGAGCGGGGAGGAGCTCGTCGCGGACAGCCACCTACTCCCGGCCGTGGCGGTGGGGAAGCTGACCGGTGACAAGATACGGGACTACGCCGCGCGCGGTGGCAAGCCGATGGCAATGCTAAGTTTCGGCGGCACCATTCTTGGCGTCCGGCCGTCGCCCGTCGTGGCGGCATTCAGCTCTCGCGGGCCGAACACCGTCGTGCCCGACGTCCTAAAGCCGGACATGATTGGTCCGGGGGTGAACATTCTGGCAGGGTGGACCGGCGTCGCGGGGCCCACCGGGCTCGCCAAAGACGGCCGCCGGACTCGCTTCAACATCATCTCCG GGACATCGATGTCTTGCCCTCACATTAGTGGAGTTGCTGCACTCCTCAAAGCCGCACACCCTAACTGGAGCCCTGCCGCCATCAAGTCGGCACTGATGACCACCTCATACATTGTCGACAACACAAACTCCTCCCTTCGGGATGCTGCAGGAAGCTTACCTGCAACCCCATTTGCTTTCGGTGCGGGCCATGTCAACCCACAGAAAGCGCTCTCTCCGGGCCTTGTATATGACATCTCTACCAACGACTATGTTGTCTTCCTCTGCTCTCTGGACTACAGTGAGACACATATCCGAGTAATAACCAAGATGTCCAACATCTCATGTCCACGAAAATCCCGTCCAGGTGATCTCAACTATCCATCATTTTCAGTCGTTTTCAAGAAGAAACCAAAGCACGTTATGAGGTATAGGAGGGAGCTAACCAATGTTGGTCCAGCAATGTCGGTTTACAATGTGAAGGTCAGCAGCCCTGCATCTGTTAGTGTTACAGTTACACCATCAAAACTTTTATTCAAGAAGGTGGGGCAAAAGCAGAGGTACTACGTCACCTTTGAATCGAAGGCTAGCCCAAGCCACGCAAAACCAGATTTTGGTTGGATATCATGGGTGGGTAATGAACATGTCGTTCGCAGTCCTGTCGCGTATACATGGAAGATGTGA
- the LOC124674502 gene encoding serine/threonine-protein kinase RIPK-like encodes MVKTSWSALLGLGCFSSHHGDDSGRPPKPAPLPDDDVDGPMKTAGSGMMPSPEDLSMSLAGSGVEAFTVDELRTATRDFSTSNFVGEGGFGPVYKGYVDERLKPGVRAQAVAVKLLDLEGSQGHKEWLAEVVLLGQLRHPHLVKLIGYCYEDEHRLLVYEFMARGSLEKHLFKKYSASLPWSTRLKIAIGAAKGLAFLHDATKPVIYRDFKTSNILLDTNYNAKLSDFGLAKDGPDGEETHVSTRVIGTQGYAAPEYIMTGHLTTKSDVYSFGVVLLELLTGRKVVDKNRPPREQSLIEWAQPYLLHDSSRRLDRAIDKSLDGQYSRLAVQKAAAMAYQCLSVSPKSRPLMSVVVEALELLLAMDDVAIEPFVYIVPSENK; translated from the exons ATGGTGAAGACGTCGTGGAGCGCACTGCTCGGCCTCGGCTGCTTCAGCTCGCACCATGGCGACGACTCCGGCCGGCCGCCCAAACCGGCGCCGCTACCAGACGATGACGTCGACGGCCCGATGAAGACGGCCGGCAGCGGCATGATGCCGTCGCCGGAGGACCTGTCCATGTCGTTGGCGGGGTCCGGCGTGGAGGCGTTCACGGTGGATGAGCTCCGGACGGCGACGCGGGACTTCTCCACCAGCAACTTCGTCGGCGAGGGTGGCTTCGGCCCGGTCTACAAGGGCTACGTCGACGAGCGGCTCAAGCCCGGCGTGCGCGCGCAGGCAGTCGCCGTCAAGCTGCTCGACCTCGAGGGCTCGCAGGGGCACAAGGAGTGGCTG GCTGAAGTCGTTCTTCTGGGACAACTAAGGCATCCTCACCTCGTCAAGCTGATCGGATACTGCTACGAGGATGAGCACAGACTCCTCGTCTACGAGTTCATGGCAAGAGGCAGTCTCGAGAAGCATCTTTTCAAGA AGTACTCTGCGTCGTTGCCGTGGTCAACACGGCTGAAGATCGCCATTGGAGCCGCCAAAGGTTTGGCCTTCCTCCATGACGCCACCAAGCCCGTCATCTATCGTGACTTCAAGACCTCCAACATACTGCTTGACACG AATTACAATGCGAAGCTTTCTGATTTTGGTCTAGCCAAGGATGGGCCCGACGGAGAAGAGACACATGTCTCCACACGAGTCATAGGTACACAAGGCTACGCTGCACCAGAGTACATCATGACCG GTCATCTTACAACGAAGAGCGATGTGTATAGCTTTGGTGTGGTGTTGTTGGAGCTCCTGACGGGGCGGAAGGTGGTTGACAAGAACCGGCCACCCCGAGAGCAAAGCCTCATCGAGTGGGCACAGCCGTACTTATTGCACGACTCCTCACGCCGACTAGACCGCGCCATCGACAAGAGCCTAGATGGACAATACTCGCGTCTAGCTGTCCAGAAGGCCGCAGCTATGGCGTATCAGTGCCTAAGTGTCAGCCCAAAGTCGCGGCCACTGATGTCGGTCGTCGTGGAGGCTCTGGAGTTGTTGCTCGCCATGGACGATGTCGCCATCGAACCGTTCGTCTACATTGTGCCATCGGAGAACAAATGA